The following coding sequences are from one Paracoccus alcaliphilus window:
- a CDS encoding ImuA family protein, translating into MPADAPFPLRRGRVHEVLGPGAFGFALLAIAQTDGPALWIREGWRSGGPDPLGLAGILDPDRLLIAKAADQTDALAAAEEALKDGATGFVVIEITRPLDLREGRRLQLAARAGQATGLCLIPEGMGSNASETRWRASPVFDPGPPDMDRALMRWELLKNKSGAAGAWQVRWHHGSPQPEWLPLPTDPDKEKGPT; encoded by the coding sequence ATGCCCGCCGACGCCCCTTTTCCCCTGCGCCGGGGCCGCGTCCACGAGGTGCTCGGACCCGGCGCCTTTGGCTTTGCCCTGCTGGCCATCGCCCAAACCGACGGCCCGGCCCTGTGGATCCGCGAGGGCTGGCGCAGCGGTGGCCCGGACCCGCTGGGGCTGGCCGGCATCCTCGATCCCGACCGGCTGCTGATCGCCAAGGCCGCCGATCAGACCGATGCGCTGGCCGCCGCCGAAGAGGCCCTGAAGGACGGTGCCACCGGCTTTGTCGTGATCGAGATCACCCGCCCGCTGGACCTGCGCGAAGGCCGCCGCCTGCAACTTGCCGCAAGGGCAGGACAGGCGACCGGCCTGTGCCTGATCCCCGAGGGCATGGGCAGCAACGCATCAGAGACCCGCTGGCGCGCCAGCCCGGTCTTTGATCCCGGGCCGCCCGACATGGACCGGGCGCTGATGCGGTGGGAACTGCTGAAGAACAAATCCGGCGCGGCAGGCGCGTGGCAGGTCCGCTGGCACCATGGCAGCCCGCAACCGGAATGGCTGCCCCTGCCCACTGATCCGGACAAGGAAAAAGGCCCCACCTGA
- a CDS encoding penicillin acylase family protein: MLTIFRWLLRLTVALIVLGVVSGVLIWYFAIRSLPDYDASFRVEGISAPVEIVRSTENVPHIFGDSDEDVFFALGVAHAQDRLFQMTVLRRAAQGRLSEIFGPGSLPADDLARRLGFQRHATASLAAQDEGTKRALAAYAAGVNQWIAQVNLEARGRGAPEFFLFPDQITYWQPADSIAILKLLAAASSTAAADEILRARLSLAWPEHGPEIVSLSGSGPVLQPYAALFAGARLGLPERRRTDADRHRDLIGFLAPGLGIGANSFATSADRTTAGGALLANDLHVPLTAPSLFYLARLELASGGVIGATIPGIPAILSGRNPQLAWGMAPAGIDDTDIYVEEVQPGNASRYRGQTGWTEFATRREVIRVRDGVDQTITLRETENGPVVTTIDPGLRDILPLGHVASVRWTGLATNDRTMSALIGLMSAQGQSQARDVLSAVVAPAMTVTLADASGVSQSLVGALPQRADDHPTRGAMPVPGWLREGRWTDILPAARVALGDDNMVIGTEEHAGGLRRARLKHLLQEREIHSRDSFVSSQLDIVSPAARALLPLVGADLWFTGEPAAPGTPERQRQDALRLLAEWDGQMNEHLPEPLIYSAWMAALQDRLIRDELGPLADDIDSLHPAFIDAVLRNRSGAARWCDIVQSAPDEDCTTIARQSLDLAILELSAHFGPDVTSWRWGNLHQARHIHPGLGDRTGLGWIMNLTQSVSGGDFTVAQSASQGRDPAPWQAVTGAGYRGVYDLADPDSSVFIISTGQSGHPLSRHYDDLAGLWRRGEYISMSLDPQLARAAAVGTTRLIPR; this comes from the coding sequence ATGCTGACAATCTTCCGCTGGCTTCTTCGGCTGACCGTGGCGCTGATCGTGCTGGGCGTGGTCTCGGGCGTGCTGATCTGGTATTTCGCCATCCGCTCTTTGCCCGATTACGACGCCAGTTTCCGGGTCGAGGGGATCTCGGCCCCGGTCGAGATCGTGCGCTCGACCGAAAACGTGCCGCATATCTTCGGCGACAGCGACGAGGACGTGTTCTTTGCCCTTGGTGTCGCCCATGCGCAGGACCGGCTGTTCCAGATGACGGTGCTGCGCCGCGCCGCGCAGGGCCGCCTGTCGGAAATCTTCGGGCCGGGCAGCCTGCCCGCCGACGATCTGGCCCGCAGACTGGGATTTCAGCGCCACGCCACCGCCTCGCTGGCGGCGCAGGACGAGGGCACCAAACGCGCGCTGGCGGCCTATGCCGCCGGGGTCAACCAATGGATTGCGCAGGTCAACCTTGAGGCAAGGGGCCGGGGCGCGCCCGAGTTCTTTCTGTTCCCCGACCAGATCACCTATTGGCAGCCCGCCGATTCCATCGCCATCCTGAAACTGCTGGCCGCCGCCAGCAGCACCGCCGCCGCCGATGAGATCCTGCGCGCCCGGCTGTCTCTGGCATGGCCCGAACATGGCCCCGAGATCGTCTCGCTCAGCGGCAGCGGGCCGGTGCTGCAACCCTATGCGGCGCTGTTCGCGGGCGCGCGTCTTGGCCTGCCGGAACGCCGCCGGACCGACGCCGACCGCCATCGCGACCTGATCGGCTTTCTGGCGCCGGGTCTGGGCATCGGCGCGAACAGCTTTGCGACCTCGGCCGATCGGACGACGGCGGGGGGCGCGCTGCTGGCCAATGACCTGCATGTGCCGCTGACCGCGCCCTCGCTGTTCTATCTGGCGCGGCTGGAGCTGGCATCAGGGGGCGTGATCGGCGCCACCATTCCGGGGATTCCGGCGATCCTGTCGGGGCGCAATCCGCAACTGGCATGGGGCATGGCGCCTGCCGGGATCGACGATACCGACATCTATGTCGAAGAGGTCCAGCCCGGCAATGCCTCGCGCTATCGCGGCCAGACCGGCTGGACCGAATTCGCCACCCGGCGAGAGGTGATCCGGGTGCGCGACGGGGTCGATCAGACCATCACCCTGCGCGAAACCGAAAACGGCCCGGTGGTGACCACCATCGACCCCGGGCTGCGCGATATCCTGCCGCTGGGTCATGTCGCCTCGGTCCGCTGGACGGGGCTGGCGACCAATGACCGTACCATGTCGGCGCTGATCGGGCTGATGTCGGCGCAGGGCCAGTCGCAGGCCCGCGACGTGCTGTCGGCGGTGGTCGCGCCCGCCATGACGGTGACGCTGGCCGATGCGTCGGGCGTCAGCCAGTCGCTGGTGGGGGCGCTGCCGCAACGCGCCGACGACCATCCCACCCGCGGCGCCATGCCGGTGCCCGGCTGGCTGCGAGAGGGGCGCTGGACCGACATCCTGCCCGCCGCAAGGGTCGCGCTCGGCGATGACAACATGGTCATCGGAACCGAAGAGCACGCCGGCGGCCTGCGTCGTGCGCGCCTGAAGCACCTGTTGCAGGAACGCGAGATCCATTCGCGCGACAGCTTCGTGTCCTCGCAGTTGGATATCGTCAGCCCGGCGGCGCGGGCGCTGCTGCCGCTGGTTGGCGCCGATCTGTGGTTCACCGGAGAGCCCGCCGCCCCCGGCACCCCCGAACGCCAGCGTCAGGACGCCTTGCGCCTGCTGGCCGAATGGGACGGGCAGATGAACGAACACCTGCCGGAGCCGCTGATCTATTCCGCGTGGATGGCCGCTTTGCAGGACCGGCTGATCCGGGACGAGCTTGGCCCGCTGGCCGATGATATAGACAGCCTGCATCCCGCCTTCATCGACGCCGTGCTGCGCAACCGCAGCGGCGCCGCGCGCTGGTGCGATATCGTGCAAAGCGCCCCGGACGAGGATTGCACCACCATCGCCCGGCAATCGCTGGATCTGGCGATACTGGAGCTGTCGGCGCATTTCGGCCCCGATGTCACCAGCTGGCGCTGGGGCAACCTGCATCAGGCGCGCCATATCCATCCGGGGCTGGGCGACAGGACCGGGCTGGGCTGGATCATGAACCTGACGCAATCGGTCTCGGGCGGGGATTTCACCGTGGCGCAATCGGCCAGTCAGGGCCGCGATCCGGCACCGTGGCAGGCGGTCACCGGCGCGGGTTATCGCGGGGTCTATGATCTGGCCGATCCAGACAGTTCGGTCTTCATCATCTCGACCGGGCAGTCGGGCCATCCGCTGTCGCGGCACTACGACGATCTGGCCGGACTGTGGCGGCGGGGCGAATATATCTCGATGTCGCTGGACCCGCAGTTGGCCCGCGCGGCGGCGGTCGGCACCACCCGCCTGATCCCGCGTTAG
- a CDS encoding NAD(P)-dependent oxidoreductase: MAKLAFLGLGVMGAPMAGHLARAGHEVTVYNRTAARAEAWVAEHGGHHAPTPREAAEGAQFVMSCVGNDDDLRQVCLGPDGAFAGMADGAVFVDHTTVSAAVTRELAAVASEAGLGFVDAPISGGQAGAENGQLSIMCGGAQADYDRVEPVLAAYARICRRLGDVGAGQMTKMCNQIAIAGLVQGLAESLAFAQKAGLDSDAVVEVISQGAAGSWQMANRHKTMAEGRFDFGFAVDWMRKDLAICLAAGDEIGAPLPVTALIDQFYKEVQSMGGGRWDTSSLIARLTR, translated from the coding sequence ATGGCGAAACTTGCATTTCTTGGGCTGGGGGTCATGGGGGCCCCGATGGCGGGGCATCTGGCGCGCGCGGGACACGAGGTGACGGTCTATAACCGCACCGCGGCGCGAGCCGAGGCCTGGGTGGCCGAACATGGCGGCCACCACGCGCCAACCCCGCGAGAGGCGGCCGAAGGCGCGCAATTCGTCATGAGCTGCGTGGGCAATGACGACGATCTGCGGCAGGTCTGTCTGGGCCCGGACGGCGCCTTCGCAGGCATGGCGGATGGCGCGGTGTTCGTCGATCACACCACGGTTTCGGCGGCGGTAACGCGCGAACTGGCGGCTGTCGCCTCCGAGGCCGGGCTGGGCTTCGTGGATGCGCCGATCTCGGGCGGGCAGGCGGGGGCCGAGAATGGCCAGCTGTCCATCATGTGCGGCGGCGCGCAGGCCGATTATGACCGGGTCGAGCCGGTTCTGGCGGCCTATGCCCGCATCTGCCGCCGTCTGGGCGATGTCGGCGCGGGGCAGATGACCAAGATGTGCAACCAGATCGCCATAGCCGGGCTGGTGCAGGGGTTGGCGGAATCGCTGGCCTTCGCCCAGAAGGCCGGGTTGGACTCCGATGCCGTGGTCGAGGTCATCAGTCAGGGCGCGGCGGGCAGCTGGCAGATGGCCAATCGCCACAAGACCATGGCCGAGGGCCGGTTCGATTTCGGTTTCGCGGTGGACTGGATGCGCAAGGATCTGGCGATCTGTCTGGCTGCGGGGGATGAGATTGGCGCGCCGCTGCCGGTCACCGCGCTGATCGACCAGTTCTACAAGGAGGTGCAGTCGATGGGTGGCGGGCGTTGGGACACCTCGTCGCTGATCGCGCGGCTGACGCGCTGA
- a CDS encoding ABC transporter ATP-binding protein codes for MLKVEALQAAYGESHVLFDIDLHVAEGQVVTLMGRNGMGKTTTISTIFGLLPAVAGRVWIGGRDMTNAAPHRIAQAGLGLVPEGRQVFPTLDVRENLIAMARPGAWTLPRVLAMFPRLGERLGHKGNQLSGGEQQMLAIGRALMTNPRLLVLDEATEGLAPLIRDEIWSCLAALKAQGESILIIDKNIDALGRLADRHVVIEKGRTVWTGDSRELQETPDIKERFLHV; via the coding sequence ATGCTGAAGGTCGAGGCATTGCAGGCCGCCTATGGCGAAAGCCATGTGCTGTTCGACATTGACCTGCATGTGGCCGAGGGTCAGGTCGTCACCCTGATGGGCCGCAACGGCATGGGCAAGACCACGACGATCAGCACCATTTTCGGCCTGCTGCCCGCCGTCGCGGGCCGGGTCTGGATCGGCGGGCGCGACATGACCAACGCAGCCCCCCATCGCATCGCTCAGGCCGGTCTGGGGCTGGTCCCCGAGGGGCGGCAGGTCTTTCCGACGCTGGATGTGCGCGAAAACCTGATTGCCATGGCGCGGCCCGGCGCGTGGACCCTGCCCCGCGTGCTGGCGATGTTCCCGCGTCTGGGCGAGCGGCTGGGCCACAAGGGCAACCAGCTGTCAGGCGGCGAACAGCAGATGCTGGCCATCGGCCGGGCGCTGATGACCAATCCGCGCCTGCTGGTGCTGGACGAAGCGACCGAGGGGCTGGCGCCGCTGATCCGGGACGAGATCTGGTCCTGCCTTGCCGCGCTGAAGGCGCAGGGCGAATCGATCCTCATCATCGACAAGAACATCGACGCGCTCGGCCGTCTGGCCGACCGTCATGTGGTGATCGAAAAGGGTCGCACCGTCTGGACCGGCGACAGTCGCGAATTGCAGGAAACGCCCGACATCAAAGAGCGTTTCCTGCATGTCTGA
- a CDS encoding ABC transporter ATP-binding protein, with translation MSLLEVRALRKSYGALKVTDDLNLAVEEGELHAIIGPNGAGKSTLIAQLSGQSGSDGGSVRFAGAEMMGQPMHARVRAGMSRSFQITSILPGFTALENVATAVQARAGSSFRFLAPVAEETALNDAAMQALARVGIESRARIRAGRLSHGEKRQLELAIALATEPRLLLLDEPLAGTSGSEAERLIGVMRNLKRQVTLVLIEHDMDAVFALADRISVLVYGRIIATGSPAEIRGDPQVRAAYLGEETARKEG, from the coding sequence ATGAGCCTGCTGGAAGTCCGGGCCTTGCGCAAATCCTATGGCGCGCTGAAGGTGACCGACGATCTGAACCTTGCCGTCGAAGAGGGCGAGCTGCATGCCATCATCGGCCCCAACGGCGCGGGCAAATCGACGCTGATCGCGCAGCTGTCGGGCCAGAGCGGTTCCGATGGCGGCTCGGTGCGGTTTGCCGGGGCCGAGATGATGGGCCAGCCGATGCATGCGCGGGTGCGGGCGGGCATGTCCCGCAGCTTCCAGATCACCTCGATCCTGCCGGGCTTCACCGCGCTGGAAAATGTTGCGACCGCCGTGCAGGCCCGCGCAGGCAGCAGCTTCCGCTTTCTGGCGCCGGTGGCCGAGGAGACCGCGCTGAACGATGCCGCGATGCAGGCGCTGGCACGGGTGGGCATCGAAAGCCGCGCCCGTATCCGCGCGGGCCGCCTGTCGCATGGCGAAAAGCGGCAGCTGGAACTGGCGATTGCGCTGGCCACCGAACCGCGTCTGCTGCTGCTGGATGAACCTCTGGCGGGCACCTCGGGGTCCGAGGCCGAGCGGCTGATCGGGGTCATGCGCAACCTCAAGCGTCAGGTGACGCTGGTGCTGATCGAACATGACATGGACGCGGTCTTTGCGCTGGCCGACCGGATCAGCGTGCTGGTCTATGGCCGCATCATCGCCACCGGCAGCCCGGCCGAAATCCGCGGCGATCCGCAGGTCCGCGCTGCCTATCTGGGCGAGGAAACCGCCCGAAAGGAGGGCTGA
- a CDS encoding branched-chain amino acid ABC transporter permease, producing MTRKTAALLLFAAFALLPMIASALNDHYLVVIATRILGFAIAALALDLILGYGGMVSFGHAAYIGIGAYSVAILGRAGITDLGAHLLAAIAAAALFALVTGAISLRTRGIYFIMITLAFAQMAFFFFVSLSAYGGDDGVTLRARSTLMGQPLLEDDRALYFATLAILIGLYLLAVAITRSRFGRVLTGARENPVRMQAVGFSPFRYQLTAFVISGAMASVAGVMLANQTGFVSPAFMNWHVSGELVVMVVLGGTGNLLGAVAGATIALMLEEGLGMLTEHWPLFFGLMLVIVVLVSRDGISGLFRRDRG from the coding sequence ATGACCCGCAAAACCGCCGCGCTGCTGCTGTTTGCCGCCTTCGCGCTGCTGCCGATGATCGCATCGGCGCTGAACGACCACTATCTGGTGGTGATCGCGACCCGCATCCTTGGCTTTGCCATCGCCGCGCTGGCGCTGGACCTGATCCTTGGTTACGGCGGCATGGTCAGCTTTGGTCATGCCGCCTATATCGGCATCGGCGCCTATTCGGTGGCGATCCTTGGCCGGGCGGGCATCACCGATCTGGGGGCGCATCTGCTGGCGGCGATCGCTGCCGCCGCGCTGTTCGCGCTGGTGACGGGGGCGATATCGCTGCGCACGCGCGGCATCTATTTCATCATGATCACGCTGGCCTTCGCGCAGATGGCGTTCTTCTTTTTCGTGTCGCTGTCAGCCTATGGCGGCGATGACGGGGTGACGCTGCGGGCGCGCTCGACCCTGATGGGCCAGCCGCTGCTGGAGGATGACCGGGCGCTTTATTTTGCCACGCTGGCGATCCTGATCGGGCTTTACCTGCTGGCGGTGGCGATCACCCGGTCGCGCTTTGGCCGGGTGCTGACCGGGGCGCGCGAAAATCCGGTCAGGATGCAGGCCGTGGGCTTTTCGCCCTTCCGCTATCAGCTGACGGCCTTCGTGATTTCCGGCGCGATGGCCTCGGTCGCGGGGGTCATGCTGGCCAATCAGACCGGCTTCGTCTCGCCCGCCTTCATGAACTGGCATGTCTCGGGCGAACTGGTGGTGATGGTCGTCCTTGGCGGCACCGGCAATCTGCTGGGCGCGGTGGCGGGCGCGACCATCGCCCTGATGCTGGAGGAGGGGCTGGGCATGCTGACCGAGCATTGGCCGCTGTTCTTCGGCCTGATGCTTGTGATCGTGGTGCTGGTCTCGCGCGATGGGATCAGCGGGTTGTTCCGGAGGGATCGCGGATGA
- a CDS encoding branched-chain amino acid ABC transporter permease: MTSLFLLQFLNGVQFGILLFLIAAGLTLVFGIMDFVNLAHGVIYMVGAYLVVSFTQMTGSFALGLLLTLPATLLIGLVLELLVFRRLYDRPHLDQVLATFGLVMIISEAVEIIWGAAPLSVAMPDALSGSIPLIGQMRYPVFRLAVIGAGLATALGLYLIIGHTRIGMRLRAGATNRAMVAALGVDIRRLFTVIFAFGAMLAGFAGAMVAPILTVDPGMGESVLILAFVVIVIGGIGSVRGAFAGALLVGIVDTLGRSFGPILLRLVMEPAAAGQAGRVLAPMLVYILMAVILVLRPAGLFGQKT, from the coding sequence ATGACCTCATTGTTTCTGCTTCAGTTCCTGAACGGGGTGCAGTTCGGCATCTTGCTGTTCCTGATCGCCGCCGGGCTGACGCTGGTTTTCGGGATCATGGATTTCGTGAACCTTGCGCATGGCGTGATCTATATGGTCGGCGCCTATCTGGTGGTCAGTTTCACGCAGATGACCGGCAGTTTCGCGCTGGGATTGCTGTTGACGCTGCCCGCCACGCTGCTGATCGGGCTGGTGCTGGAGTTGCTGGTCTTTCGAAGGCTGTACGACCGCCCGCATCTGGATCAGGTGCTGGCGACCTTCGGGCTGGTGATGATCATCAGCGAGGCGGTCGAGATCATCTGGGGCGCCGCGCCGCTGTCGGTCGCCATGCCTGATGCGCTGTCGGGCTCGATCCCGCTGATCGGGCAGATGCGCTATCCGGTGTTCCGGCTGGCGGTGATCGGGGCGGGGCTGGCCACGGCGCTGGGGTTGTATCTGATTATCGGCCACACCCGCATCGGCATGAGGCTGCGCGCAGGCGCCACCAACCGCGCCATGGTCGCGGCGTTGGGGGTGGATATCCGCCGCCTGTTCACGGTGATCTTCGCCTTTGGCGCCATGCTGGCGGGTTTCGCGGGCGCGATGGTCGCGCCGATCCTGACCGTCGATCCGGGCATGGGGGAAAGCGTGCTGATCCTGGCCTTCGTGGTGATCGTGATCGGCGGCATCGGCTCGGTCCGCGGCGCCTTTGCCGGGGCGCTGCTGGTAGGAATCGTGGACACGCTGGGGCGCAGCTTCGGCCCGATCCTGCTGCGGCTGGTGATGGAGCCCGCCGCCGCAGGTCAGGCCGGACGGGTGCTGGCGCCGATGCTGGTCTATATCCTGATGGCGGTGATTCTGGTGCTGCGCCCCGCCGGTCTGTTCGGGCAAAAGACATGA
- a CDS encoding ABC transporter substrate-binding protein — protein MSHFRRIPALLAATTCLAGPVAAQEDDTLTIGLLVTLSGPSAVLGEMARDGFLLAAEEIGEIGGMKTQIIVVDDELKPDVATNKARELVQRNGADIVVGPIFSNIMGAVAKPVTDAGAILISPNAGPSTFAGTECHPNVFATSYQNDQMHEVMGAYAKAQGFDNVFLLAPNYQAGKDALAGFRHSYDGGVAGEIFTQLGQLDYSAELAQIAAMQPDAVFAFMPGGMGVNLVRQYRQAGLETIPFLSAFTVDESTLPAQQDAAIDFLGGSNWAPDLDTPENKAFVEAYEAKFNQVPAVYAMQAYDAAKLIDGAVRQAGGAADRDALLAALKEAPFTSVRGNFSFGPNNFPIQDFYLTKVIQREDGKYATSIVEKIFEDYQDSYVSDCAMN, from the coding sequence ATGAGCCATTTTCGCAGAATTCCCGCCCTGCTTGCCGCGACGACCTGCCTTGCCGGGCCCGTCGCCGCGCAAGAGGACGACACGCTGACCATCGGCCTTCTGGTGACGCTGTCCGGCCCCTCTGCCGTGCTGGGCGAGATGGCCCGCGACGGCTTTCTGCTGGCCGCCGAAGAGATCGGCGAGATCGGCGGCATGAAGACCCAGATCATCGTCGTCGATGACGAGCTGAAACCCGATGTCGCCACCAACAAGGCGCGCGAACTGGTCCAGCGCAATGGTGCCGATATCGTGGTCGGGCCGATCTTTTCCAACATCATGGGCGCGGTTGCCAAGCCGGTCACCGATGCGGGCGCGATCCTGATCAGCCCGAATGCCGGACCCTCGACCTTCGCCGGGACGGAATGTCATCCGAACGTCTTTGCGACCTCGTATCAGAACGACCAGATGCACGAGGTGATGGGCGCCTATGCCAAGGCGCAGGGTTTCGACAATGTGTTCCTGCTGGCGCCGAACTATCAGGCGGGCAAGGACGCGCTGGCCGGGTTCCGCCACAGCTATGACGGCGGCGTCGCGGGCGAGATCTTCACCCAGCTGGGCCAGCTGGACTATTCGGCGGAACTGGCGCAGATCGCGGCCATGCAGCCCGATGCCGTATTTGCCTTCATGCCCGGCGGCATGGGCGTGAACCTTGTGCGCCAGTATCGACAGGCGGGACTGGAGACGATCCCGTTTCTGTCGGCCTTCACGGTGGACGAATCGACCCTGCCCGCCCAGCAGGATGCGGCCATCGACTTTCTTGGCGGCTCGAACTGGGCACCCGATCTGGATACGCCGGAAAACAAGGCCTTTGTCGAGGCTTACGAGGCAAAGTTCAATCAGGTTCCGGCGGTCTATGCGATGCAGGCCTATGACGCGGCCAAGCTGATCGATGGGGCCGTGCGTCAGGCGGGCGGAGCGGCCGACCGCGACGCGCTGCTGGCAGCGCTGAAAGAGGCGCCCTTCACCTCGGTTCGCGGCAATTTCAGCTTTGGCCCGAACAACTTTCCGATTCAGGACTTTTATCTGACCAAGGTGATCCAGCGCGAGGACGGCAAATACGCCACCTCGATCGTCGAAAAGATCTTCGAGGATTATCAGGACAGCTATGTCTCTGACTGCGCGATGAATTAA
- a CDS encoding MipA/OmpV family protein has protein sequence MKKLALALVLLASPLHAQNFGLGGDTFSFDLGAGVSYGPSFPGSDDGEASPWLIMRNAHFGDSSTGDRQGLSITPSLRMLGSRDQDDDAALAGLGDINRAYEVGGKVSYGIGPVTAYAAARKGFDGHDGIAGELGVRYRVDVNDRLTVWSGLVLGYGDSDFSQTYFGVTADQSAASDYDEYTPGGGFTSAAAKFEARYAITDSTALLGEVQYGRLIGDAADSPIVQDKDQPLVRLGIVRKFSFSF, from the coding sequence ATGAAAAAACTCGCTCTGGCCCTCGTGCTTCTGGCTTCTCCGCTGCACGCGCAGAATTTCGGTCTGGGCGGGGATACGTTCTCTTTCGATCTGGGCGCCGGTGTCAGCTATGGCCCCTCGTTCCCAGGTTCGGATGATGGCGAGGCATCGCCCTGGCTGATCATGCGCAATGCCCATTTCGGCGACAGCAGCACCGGCGACCGGCAGGGGCTGTCGATCACGCCCTCGCTGCGTATGCTGGGCAGCCGCGATCAGGACGATGACGCGGCGCTGGCCGGGCTGGGCGATATCAACCGCGCCTATGAGGTCGGCGGCAAGGTCAGCTATGGCATCGGGCCGGTGACGGCCTATGCGGCGGCCCGCAAGGGCTTTGACGGCCATGATGGCATCGCGGGCGAATTGGGCGTCAGATACCGCGTCGATGTGAATGACCGGCTGACCGTCTGGTCGGGTCTTGTGCTGGGTTACGGTGATTCCGACTTCAGCCAGACCTATTTCGGCGTGACGGCGGATCAATCCGCCGCCTCGGATTACGACGAATATACGCCCGGCGGCGGCTTCACCTCGGCAGCCGCGAAGTTCGAGGCCCGCTATGCCATCACCGATTCGACCGCCCTTCTGGGCGAGGTGCAATATGGCCGCCTGATCGGCGACGCCGCCGATTCCCCCATTGTGCAGGACAAGGATCAGCCGCTGGTCCGCCTGGGCATCGTGCGCAAGTTCTCGTTCAGCTTCTGA